The genomic region TTCCAGGACGCGCACGTCCACCCGGTCTGGGGCGGCCTCGACATGCTGCGCTGCGACCTGTCCGAGCTCCACACCGCGGACGAGTACCTCGCCGCCATCGCGGCGTACTCGGCCGCCCATCCCGACGACGAGTGGGTGCTCGGCGGCGGCTGGAACATGGCGGCCTTCCCGGGCGGCACGCCGACGGCAGCCGCGCTCGACGCCGTGGTGCCCGACCGGCCGGCGTTCATCCCCAACCGCGACGGGCACGGCGCATGGGTGAATTCGGCCGCGCTGCGGCTCGCCGGCATCGACACGAGCACCCCCGACCCCGCCGACGGCCGCATCGAGCGCGACGCCGACGGCAACCCGTCCGGCACGCTGCACGAAGGCGCCATGAGCCTCGTGAACCGGTACATGCCCGAAGAGCCGCTGGAGCGGCTCACCGAGGCCCTGCTTCTGGCCCAGCGCCGTCTGCACTCCCTCGGCATCACCGGCTGGCAGGACGCCATCGTCGGAACCTATGGCGATTCCGGCGACCCCGCCCCCGCGTACATGAAGGCCGTCGCCGACGGCGACCTCACCGCGCGGGTGGTCGGCGCCCTGTGGTGGGACCGCACCGCGGGCCTGGAGCAGATCCCCGAGCTGATCGCCAAGCGCGAGAAGTTCCAGGGCGGCCGCTTCGCCGCCACGAGCATCAAGATCATGCAGGACGGTGTGCCCGAGAACTTCACGGCGTCGATGCTCGAGCCCTACTGCGACGGGCACGGCCACCGCACCGACAACTCCGGCATCTCGTTCGTGCCGCCCGAGATCCTGAACGAGGCCGTCGCCCAGCTGGACGCCGCCGGCTTCCAGGTGCACTTCCACGCGATCGGCGACCGCGCCGTGCGCGAGTGCCTGGATGCCGTCGAGCACGCCATCGCGCGCAATGGCCGCGGCGACAACCGCCACCACATCTCGCACATCCAGGTCGTGCACCCCGAGGACATCCGCCGCTTCCGCGAACTCGGCGTGGCCGCGAACATGCAGATGCTGTGGGCGACTCTGGCGCCGCAGATGGTCGAGCTGAACATGCCGTTCCTCGGCGACACGCGCAGCGCATGGCAGTACCCGTTCGGCGACCTGCTGCGCAGCGGTGCCGTGCTGGCCGCGGGCAGCGACTGGTCGGTGACCTCGCCCGACCCGCTCGCGGCGATCCACGTCGCGGTCAACCGGATGTCGGGCCCCGGCCATGAAGAAGGCGACACCGAGCCGTTCCTGCCCGCACAGGCGATCGACCTCGGGACCGCCCTGACCGCCTACACGGCCGGCTCGGCCTGGGTGAACCACCTCGACGACGTGACCGGGACGATCGAGGTCGGCAAGCTCGCCGACCTCGTGGTGCTCGACCGCGACCCGTTCGCGGGGCCCGCCGACGAGATCGGCGCGACCCGCGTGCTCCAGACCTTCGTCGAAGGCGAGCGCGTGTACGCCGCCGACGCCGCGACCCCCGGCATTCCCCCCGGCCGGGTCGCCGGCGCCCCGCTCTCGGCGGTCTGACACCCCGGCATCCCCCCGGGCCGGGGTACCGTGTCCCACTTTTCGCCGCTTCTGGCGAAGCCAGGCGGCGAAAAGTGGGACATGATCACAGAGACACCGGCATCACCGCCCACCAGAGCCCTCCGACCAGATACCAGAAACCGCCGGATGCCGTCCGGCCACCGAACAGGGAGTGATAGCCGTGGGCACCACGGTCTTCGAACGTCAGCGACCCGCTGACTCCGTCATCCGACACAGCCTCGACCGTTCCGCGCACAGCGCCTTCTGGCTCGACGATCTGCCCGAGAGCCTCACCCCCCACCGTCCGCCGCTCGCGGGCGAGCACGAGGCGGATCTCGTCGTCGTCGGCGCCGGCTACACCGGCCTGTGGACGGCCATGCTCGCCCTGCGCCGCAGCCCCGGCATCCGCGTCGCGATCGTGGAGGCGAAGACCGTCGGCTGGGCCGCGTCGGGACGCAACGGCGGCTTCTGCGAGGCGAGCATCACCCACGGGTACGACAACGGGGCAAGCCGCTGGCCCGACGAGATCGACGTGCTCGAGCGGCTCGGCATGGAGAACCTCGACGCCTTCGAGGCCGACCTGGCCGAGTGGGGCGTCGACGCGCAGTTCGAGCGCGTCGGCGAACTCGACGTCGCCGTCGAGCCGTACCAGCTCGAGTGGCTGCACGAGGAGATGGAGCACGCCGACGA from Microbacter sp. GSS18 harbors:
- a CDS encoding amidohydrolase encodes the protein MPHADLVFTGGPVFTANTVRSRTSFVAVRDGRIIAVGGDRVSDLIGPDTEVVDLAGKMLIPGFQDAHVHPVWGGLDMLRCDLSELHTADEYLAAIAAYSAAHPDDEWVLGGGWNMAAFPGGTPTAAALDAVVPDRPAFIPNRDGHGAWVNSAALRLAGIDTSTPDPADGRIERDADGNPSGTLHEGAMSLVNRYMPEEPLERLTEALLLAQRRLHSLGITGWQDAIVGTYGDSGDPAPAYMKAVADGDLTARVVGALWWDRTAGLEQIPELIAKREKFQGGRFAATSIKIMQDGVPENFTASMLEPYCDGHGHRTDNSGISFVPPEILNEAVAQLDAAGFQVHFHAIGDRAVRECLDAVEHAIARNGRGDNRHHISHIQVVHPEDIRRFRELGVAANMQMLWATLAPQMVELNMPFLGDTRSAWQYPFGDLLRSGAVLAAGSDWSVTSPDPLAAIHVAVNRMSGPGHEEGDTEPFLPAQAIDLGTALTAYTAGSAWVNHLDDVTGTIEVGKLADLVVLDRDPFAGPADEIGATRVLQTFVEGERVYAADAATPGIPPGRVAGAPLSAV